The nucleotide sequence TCCTCGACCGCCCGCCCTGTGCAGCTCCTTCGCAATCGACCGGCCGACCGGGCACGGATGGCCAACTAGTCTGACCGCATGGGAGGAGATGCGTTCCTCGCGCCGTCGTCGGCGATCGTCACGCCGAACATCATCCGGCACCTGCTGCTGGTCGCCGACGATCATGGGGTGTCCCTGGAGCGCGCGCTCCGGTCGGCCTCGCTGACGCGCGCCACCGTGGACTCGGCCGCACTGAGGGTCTCGTACCGGCAGGGGCGGATCATCATCGAGAAGGCGCTCGAACTGATCCCGGTCGCGGCACTCGGGCTCGAGGTCGGCCGCCGGCAGCCCATCACCGCCTCCGGACTCCTGGGCCTGGCGATGATGTCGAGCGCCACGCTGCTCGATGCGGTGCGCATCGGCTTGCGGTTCCAGAACCTCGCCGGGTCGATGGTGCGCTGGCAGTCCGCCGTCGAAGTGGCATCTGTCGTCGTGACAGCCACAGTGCCCGACGTCGGCTCACCCGTGGGACGGTTCCTCATCGAGGAGGGGTTCGCCAACATCACCCGCATGGCGCAGGATGTCGCCCGCATCACGGCCCCGCGACAGATCCAGCTCGCGTTCGCGCCGGAGCGGGATCCGCGTGTGTACGCCGAGCACTTCGGCTGCGCGGTCGAGTTCTCCACCGACCGCAACGCGTGGCACGTGCCGTTGCAGACCGCGAATGAGCCCCTGCCGACCGCCGAGCCGTGGACCTTGCGGGAGACCGTGGCCCTGCTGGAGGCCCGCATGGGAACCATCGCGCAGCGGCAGGAACTCGTCGCCGTCCTCGCCGCCCACATCGAGGATGCCCTTCCCGAGGTCCGTCCGTTCGCGGAGTACGGTCATCTGCTGGCCATGAGCGAACGCACCCTGCGCCGCAGACTCGTCGAGGTGGGATCGAGCTACTCGCAAGTGGTCGACGATGTCCGCAAGCGGCTGGCCACCGAGCTCTTCGCCGAGCCCGCGTACAACGCCGCGGAGATCGCGTACCGGCTCGGGTACGACGACGAGCGCTCGCTCCGACGCAGCACGCTCCGGTGGTTCGGTCTGTCGCCGAAGGCGCTGCGCGCTGCGGCCCACGGCACCGAGACCTCCCCCGCCGGATGACACCACGGGCCGCGGTGAGGACATCAGGGTTGGCCGTTCGAGTCCGGTGAATGGGTGCCGCTGTCCGCGTCGCGCACGCCCGGCGGCCGTACCGTGAGGGCTCACCGGCTCGAAGGAGTGCCCATGTCCGATCCGATCCCACCCAGCGCGACCCCCTCGCGAGGCCATGAGCCGTCGGTCTGCGTGATCGGCGCCGGACCGGCCGGGCTCGCCGTCGCAAGGGCCCTGAGCGAGCGCGGCATCGAGTATGTGCATCTCGAGCGGCATTCGCACGTCGGCGGCCTCTGGGACATCGAGAACCCGGGAACGCCGCTGTACGAATCGGCGCATTTCATCTCCAGCCGCACGGTGTCGGGGTTCTCCGGCTTCGCGATGCCGGAGGACTACCCGGACTATCCGCGACACGACCAGATCCTCGCGTACCTTCGCGCGTTCAGTGACGCCTACGGACTGACCGAGCGGATCCGCTTCGGTTCGGCGGTCGAGGCCGTCGAGCGCCTGGGCGACTTCTGGCAGGTGCGCCTGGAAGACGGCACCACGAACGTGCACAGCCACGTGATCGTCTGCACGGGCAGCCAGTGGCATCCTTTCACGCCCGATGTCCCCGGGAGCTATACGGGTGAGATCCGTCACAGCCTCGAATACCGCTCGCCGAGGGAGTTCGAGGGCAAGCGGGTGCTCGTCGTGGGCGGAGGCAACTCCGGGTGCGACATCGCTTGTGATGCTGCTCGCTCGGCAAAGCGGGCGGTCATCAGCCTGCGACGCGGGTACTGGTTCATTCCCAAGCACGTCTTCGGGCTGCCGTCGGACATCGTGGGCGGGAAGGGCTCGTTCCTGCCGAAGCCGCTGGAGCGCGCCATCCTCCAACCGATGCTGCGTCTGCTCACCGGCGACCCCACGCGACTCGGGCTGCAGAAGCCCGACCACAGACTCTTCGAGACGCATCCGGTCGTCAACTCGATGCTTCTGCACCACCTGCAGCACGGCGACGTCGTTGCGCGGCCGGACATCCGACACACGGACGAGCTGACCGTCGAGTTCGCCGACGGCACGGCGGAGGAGTTCGACGTCATCCTCCTGGCGACCGGCTACCGGCACCGGGTTCCGGTCGCGCAGGAGTACTTCGGCGATGAGCAGCACCCCGAGCTGTACCTGAACTGCTCGTCCCGCGAGCACCCCGGGCTCTTCGCGGTCGGGTTCATCGAGACCAATAGTGGCGCGTACCACCTCTTCGACCGGCAGGCGCACCTGCTGGCCGCGTTCATCGATGGGCAGCGGTCCGGCACGGCGTCGGCTCGCGAATTCGACCGGCTCAGGCGTGAGGATGACCCGGACCTGTCGGACGGCCTCCGCTTCGACTCGTCGCCCCGCCACCGCGGGTACGTCGACGCGGATGCCTACGTGAGGCACCTGACGAAGCTGTCGCGCCGCCTCGGCTGGCCTCTCGAAGGAACGGCACCGCCCGTCCCCGCCCCCGATCCCGAGCGCGCCCGCGAGCACACGGAGGCGAGAGCATGAGCTACGACTGCCGCAACAAGGTGATCGTGATCACCGGCGGGGCCGGCGGTATCGCCCGCGCCTTCTCCGCGAAGGCTGCCGCGCGTGGCGCCATCCTCATGCTCGTCGACATCCGGGCCGAGGCCGCGGACCGGGCCGCCGCCGCGCTGTCGGGAGCCGGGCACCGAGGGTTCGCCTGCGACCTCACCGACGATGAGCAGGTCGAGCGGATGATGCAGGAGATCGCCGCAACGTACGGACGCATCGACGTCCTGGTCAACAACGTCGGGATGACGAGCGCGGAGCGGTTCGACGTCCGATCGGTCGCCAGCATCCGCCTCGAGACCGAGGTCAACTTGCTCTCTCCGCTCGTGCTCACCCGGCTCGCGATCCCCCTCCTGCACCGGGCGCCGGATCCCCGGATCATCACCACCGTCTCGCTCGGTGGCATCTTCCCGCTCGGTGAGACACCCATCTACACGGCCTCGAAGTTCGGTCTGCGCGGGGCCATGCTCTCGATCGGGCTGGACCTGCGGCGGACCGGCATCCTCGCCGGGTCGGTGCTGCCCTCGGCCACCGACACGAGGATGCTTCGGCAGGAGGCGATCGACGGCGGCAACTCGCTGCAGTTCCAGGACCCGCCCCAGCCCCCCGACGCCGTCGCGCGCGCGATGATGCGCATGCTGGACAAGCCGAGGCTCGAGATCTACCCGAAGCCCTCGGAATCGATGCTCGTCCGGTTGGCGATGCTGGCCCCGAACGCCCTGCCGAGCCTCATGCGCGGATTCCGGCGCCGCGGCGAGCGCGGCATGGCTCGATACCTCGAGCAGCTGCAGCGCGACGGACACGTCGTACGCGGGGAGAGCGAGCTCGTGCTCACGGAGGAGACGGTGTGAGCGCGCGCGTCATCTCTCTCCGTTCCCCCGCAGACGGCACCGCGCTGGGCGAAGTGCCCATCACCTCGGAGGCGGAGGTGCGAGAGGCGAGCCGGCTTGCCGAGGCGACGTACCGCTCGGGCCGCTGGTCGCGACTGGCGCCGCGAGGCCGCGCAGCGGTGCTCCTGCGCCTGGCCGACCTGATGCAGCGCGACTTGACGCTGCTCGCCCGCCTCGACTGCGAGGATGCCGGCAAGCCCATCACGGAGTGCCTGCAGAACGACGTGCCCTCCTCGATCGAGTCGATCCGATGGTTCGCCGAAGCAGTCGACAAGCAGTACGGGCGCACCTCATCGGCGGGCGGAGACGTGCTGGCCTTCACGGAACGCGAGCCGTTCGGCGTCGTCGCGGCGATCCTGCCGTGGAACTACCCGCTCGCAATGGCGGCGTGGAAGGTCGGACCGGCGCTCGCCGCAGGCAACTCCCTCATTCTGAAGCCCGCCGACGCGACCCCCAGGTCGGTCCTTCACCTCGCCGACCTCGCCGCGGAGGCCGGCCTTCCGGATGGCGTGCTCCAGGTTCTCCCGGGCGACGGGCCGACCACGGGTGCCGCCCTCGCCGACGATCCGATCATCGGCGCGCTCTCGTTCACCGGATCGACCACGACCGGACGATCCATCCTGATCGCGTCGGCGCGCAGCAACCTCAAGCGGGTCAGCCTCGAGATGGGCGGCAAGAGCCCGCAGATCCTCATGGACGATGCGCTCGCGTTCGGAGACGATCTGATCGACGGCATGATCGAGTCGGCGTTCCTCACCTCAGGGCAGAACTGCACCGCGGGGTCGCGGATCCTCGTGCACGAGTCCATCCACGACGCGGTCGTCGAGCGATTCGCCGCCGCGGCAGCGCGGCTGCGCGTGGGGCACCCCGCCGACCCGGCCACCCGACTCGGGCCCGTCATCGACGCTCGCTCGGCCGAACGCATCCTCGGTGCGATCGATCAGAGCCGTCGCGAGGGTGCGACCGTGGTCACGGGTGGGAGGGAGGTCGGCATCGCCCCGGGCGGCCACTACCTCTCCCCGACCGTGCTCACCGGCATCGCCCCCGACGCCGAGATCACGCAGCAGGAGCTGTTCGGTCCTGTCGTGACCATTCAGTCGTTCCGCACGAGGGCCGAAGCGATCGAGCACGCCAACGACATCCCGTACGGCCTTGCGGCATCCGTCTGGACGACTCGACTCGACGACGCCCTCGTGCTCGCCCGCGGGGTCGAGGCAGGGCTCATCTCGGTCGGCGAGTACAGCGAGGGCGACCTGACGGTGCCCTTCGGCGGCTGGAAGCAGTCCGGCTTCGGCGGAGCCGAGAAGTCGCTGCGAGCCTTCGAGCAGTGGACCCGCGAGAAATCCGTCTGGATCAGGCACCGCGGGGCATGACAGGAGGCCGTAACTTTACCTTACGTATGGTATAGTAATGGCCATGAGAAGCAGTTCCCGCACCGACATCCTGGATGCCGCGGTCCGCGTGGTGAACGCGGCCGGCGGCATCGACATCACCTACGAGTCGGTCTCTCGCGAGGCCGGACTCACCAAAGCCGGTCTGATGTATCACTTCCCCACGAAGGATGCGCTCATGATCGGCGTCATCGAGCACGTGGTCGATCGCTGGCAGGCCGAGCTCCTCGGCGTGCTCGGTCGCCCGCTCGAGGAATCGACGCTCACGGAACGAGTGCGCGCCTTCGTGGTCTTCGCCAGCGAGGGCGGCGTGACGCAGGGCGAGTTCACGGTGTTCGCCGAGGCAGTGCGCCGGCCTCTCCTGGCGGCTCCGTGGCTGACGTATCTGAAGACATGGTTCGGCTTCGGGCAATCCGATGACGAGACGGGCGTGCTGACGGCATGGCTCGCTGCGAACGGGCTCTGGATCGCCGAAGCCACGGGCATCCTGGAGGTCTCCGATGCGCAGCGCGCTTCCCTGGTCGCACGTCTCGAAGCGCTGATCGGGGAGGAGACCGCGTGAGGAATTGGCTCATCCTCGCGGCCGCCATCGTGCTCGAAGTCACCGCGACGCTCGCGCTCCGGGCGGCCATCGAACAGCCGTGGTGGGCGATCCTGACCGTCGCCGGCTACGTCGGCGCCTTCGTCGCGCTCTCCCTCCTGCTGCGCCTCGGCGCGAAGATCGGGATCGTGTACGGCATCTGGGCGGCATCCGGTGTCGTGCTCACCGCGGTCATCGCCGCCGTCCTGTTCGGCGAACCGCTCACCCTGGCGATCGGCATCGGCATCGCCCTCGTCATCGGCGGCGTCCTGCTGGTCGAGACCGGACACGCCCGCCCCAGCGCCCAAGGAGAGATCCGATGACCTGGCTCATCCTCGCCGGCGCGATCCTGACCGAAGTCGCGGCCACGCTCTCGCTCCGCGCCTCCGAAGGGCTGCGGAAGAAGCGATGGATCGCCCCGGTCGCCCTCTTCTACATCGCCGCGTTCTCGCTGCTCACCATCGCTCTCGCAGAAGGGATGCCGGTCGGCATCGCGTATGGGATCTGGGCCGCGTCCGGCGTCGCGCTGACCGCCGTCGGCGCCCGGGTGTTCTTCAAGGAACGGCTCACCTGGCGGATGACGGCCGGGATCGCGCTCATTGCAGTCGGCGTTCTCGTGATCGAGCTCGGAACCCATGGCTGACGCGAAGCCGGCTTCGGATGCGCCCAGACCTCGGTCTCCACGCGCGCCGGCTGCAGGTGTGACGACACGGCTCGACACCGCGCTCGAGCCCGGGCCGGTCGATCGGCCGAGCCTCGCTGGCGAAGCCCAGAGACGAGTACCGTAGTCGCATGGGCGTGGACGTGTCTACCGAGGCGGTCATCGCCCGGCCCCGACACGAGGTCGCCGAGATCGCGTGCGACCCCGATCAGGCGACGAGCTGGTACGCGAACATCCTGGCGGTCGCATGGAAGACCCCCGGGCCCCTCCGGATCGGCACCCGCCTCGAATTCACCGCGAAGTTCCTCGGACGGCGGCTCGTCTACACCTACGAAGTCGTCGACCACGTACCCGACGAGCGATTCGTCATGCGGACGGCAGACGGCCCGTTTCCCATGGAGACCACCTACGAATTCGAGGATGCCGCGGACGGCGCGACGCTCATGCGCCTGCGCAACCGTGGCGACCCCAGCGGCTTCGCCAAAGTCACCGCCCCCTTCATGGAACGCGCAATGCGTTCGGCCAACGAGAAGGACCTGCGCCGGCTCTCGTCGCTCCTCGAGTGAGCCTGCTGAACGATCCGATCAGTCGACGACGGCAGCCGAGGTCGGCACGCCGGGTCGCATCCGTTCTGGACCGCCGTCCTGCGGATAGCAGGGGTCGGGCGGCGAGTCGTGTAGATTGTCTTCGAGGTTCCGGGGCTGTAGTTCAATGGCAGAACTTCTGCTTCCCAAGCAGACAGCGCGGGTTCGATTCCCGTCAGCCCCTCCACAGTGTTATCCCCAGGTCTACGCTGGAATCACTCCACCGCGACCCCGCCTCCGCCGGTTGCACTCCGCATGCCGCGTGCCATAGGCGTGCCAGTAGCACCCCGAGACTCGCCTCGTGCGCCTCACGTCGGAGCCCGCGCGCACACTGATAACCTGCCCCCGACGCCCCCTCCAGAAGGACTGGAACCATGGACCCGCTGACCACTCCTCTGTACTCACAGAGCGAGGTCGCGCGCATCCTCCAACTGCCGCAATCGACCGTCGCTCGGTGGATGCACGGCTACACCACGACCACCGGTCACGAGATGCCGCCGCTCATCGACGGCGTGGCGAGCGGCCGCGGCTACCACGTGCCGTTCCTCTCCCTCGCGGAGGCCTACGTCATCGGCTTCCTGAAGACGCAGGGGCTCCGCACGAAGGTGATTCGGGATTCGGTTGAGGCCGTCCGCCGCAGGTACGGCATGGAGTACGCCCTCGCCAGCCAGCGGCTGAAGACAGACGGTGCGGACATCATGTGGGAGGAGATCGAGGGCGACGAGGCGAGCCCGCTCTCTGAGGTTGTGCACGGCCAGGGCGTGTTCCGGGAAGCGCTGGGGGACCGTCTGCGCACCATCACCTACGGCCAGCGCTACGCAGAGCGCATCGCCATTCCGCTCGGGGACGACGTGCGGATGCTCCTCGACCCCCATCAGTCGTTTGGTCAGCCCACGGTGGCGGGTACGGGCGTGCGGGTGAGCGACGTGCTCGGACGCCTTCGGGCTGGAGAGCCGCCGGGGAGCATCGCGTACGACTACGACCTGCCGGAGCACACGGTGCACATGCTCCAGCCACTGGCGGCGTAGGGCAACGTGACGGCCGGGTCACATCGCTTCTTCATCGACCGAGGCATAGGCGGCAGGATCGTCCCAGACGGTCTGCGAGCGCGTGGCTGGGAACTGGTCACGATGAACGAGCGGTACGGCCAGGCTGTCGGGGAGGGCATGGACGACCCGGATTGGATAGCAGAGGCAACGGAGCGGGGCGAGGTCTGCCTGTGCAAAGACGCCGCCATCGCCCGGCGTCCTGCGGAAGCCGCCGCGGTTCGCGCGGCCAGCGCGCGAGTGTTCGCCCTCACGAATGCCAACGTCTCCGGTGCGACGAACCTGGAGTGGCTTCTCCGCAACGAGGCGCGCATCTTCCGTCGTGCGGACAAGCCGGGACCCTTCGTGCACGGCGTCTATGCCGATGACGTGCGTCCGCTTCCGTTGCGGGGTGACTAGCGCGTCCCGCTGGTGAGCCTGGGCCGACTCACGTGCCCGTTCGCGGGCGTGCTGATGCGGCGGGGGCTCAGGACAAGGGCATCCATCGCCTCAGCCAGAACAGCGTTCCGCTCCTCCGCGGCGTGCTGGTAGATGAGCGCAGCCCGCGCGGTGCGGTGCACAGCGCGGGCCATCAGTTCGCGGGCAGTGCCTCCAGCCTGGGCGGCCGCGGTGAGCCCGGCGTGCCGGAGGTCGTGCACGTGGAACTGGCCCAGCCCGACGCCGCGCGCCGCCTTCCGCCAGGCGTGCCCAGCGCGTTCGCGGTGATGGCCTGGCCGTCCCGGCGGGGGAACAGCGGCGACTTCGGGAACCCCGTCGTGCTGACCAGGTGGGCCTCTACCTCCGCGGCGATGCTGGGCGCGAGCACCACCGTCCGCGCCTCCCCGTCTTCGTGGGCGTGATGGTGGCGTGCCCGCGGACGTAGATGCGCTGCCGCTCCACCCGCAGGGCCCCGTTCGCGTAGTCACCGCGCTCCAGCGCCTCCAATTCCCCCACCCGCAGGTGCGCGCCAAACGCCACTCGCACGGGCAGGTGCCACTTCTCCGGCATGGCCCCGACGATGGCGGCCAGATGCTCCGGCGACAGGTACGGCCGCTCAGGGTCGTTGACTTGTCCGGCCCCCTCGATCTGGCAGGGGTTCTCGCTGATGAGCCGGTCCTTGACGGCGGCGTTGAGGATGGTGCGGAGGAGACTGTACGCCTGACGGAGCCGGGCCTCTCCGGTGGCACCGGGACGGTTCTTCACGGCCTTCGCGAGCGCCTTGCCCGGATGCCGCAAGCCCGCCACCGGCTGGATGCTCTGGGGCACCCCCTGATCGACGGGGATCGGGTGCACATCGACGTGCCCGGCTCGCAGGGCGGCATCCCGCGGATGCTGGAGGACCTGGAGCGAGTCCCCGCGTAGACGGTTCACCCCACAGATTGGGGGCCCTTCCGGTGGTTGAGGGATGGCATCGGGGCCGCCCCATCTTCATGCCCGCCGCGCGCCGACGTATGAACCCCATGTCGGAGCCCTCTGGAGCCGCCAGCGCGCCCCATCATTCCTCAGTCTTGGCGAGGGGTCTCCGAACGACGGAGATGACGAGCGCGACGGAGCCTGCCAGGAGACACACTGCGTTGGTCATGAACATCACAATGACCGGCGGAGAGAGCACGCCTTCATTCCGCGCGAGGACGACAAGCATCGACAACAGGCTAACGACCACGACGAACACGGCTCCGGCGACAGAAAGCGGCGCATGGCCCCGCTTGACGACGAGCCGTACAGCGACCGCAACGAGCAACAGGCAGATCACCGCGGCGCAGGCGACGACCCATAAGGCGGACTCGTCGGGAGTCGCGCGGAACCGGCTCGACTTCCCGCCGAGGCTGGCCGGGAACATCGCCAGAGATGCGACGGGGATCAGCCAGGAGGCAAGATTGAACACCGGGTCGCCTCGACGGATGGCGGGTTGGTGCTTGTCACGCCACTGCCGTCGCGACAGGTCGGCGTCCCCGTTAGTCACTGGAGGCGGTCCCGCACTGTGACCCGAGCGGTGCGAGGGTCCCCAGTGGTCTCCATGGCATGCCCCGAGCGTACATTTTGGCGTGCCAGACTCGTGCCACTAGCACTCATCACGTGCCACAACTCAGCACCACCAGACACCATGAAAGGAGTCGGGCGACCCGCCATTCTGCGGGAGTCAGGGCGCCAGCAATCTGCTTCCAAGCAGACAGCGCGGGTTCGATTCCCGTCAGCCCCTCCATCCATGTCTCCCGCAATCGCCGCGCACGAGTACTCCCCCTGGGAGTTCTGGAGCGAGGCGAGTCCCTCCGAACGCGAGGTGCAGCTGGTCCTCCAGCAGATCGTCGCCGGCCGCCCCGACCACGAGCTGGGCAAGCAGTGCCTCCTCTCCGAGCTCGCTGAGATCGACAACGACTCGCTGCGCCTCGGCGACCGCACGTATGTCGCAGCGGGCGCCTCCCTTACGGCGACCTCCGCGCCGGCGCCGGCTGCAGCAGCCCGAGGCTCCGCAAGCGACCCCACAGGGCCCGCGGATACGGCAGGCGTGCCGAGTCGTACTCGTCGGCGCCCTCCTCGAAGTGCGCTCCACCCGCCACACGGCGAGAGCAGCCCCGCTCGCACGCGCCGGCGATGAAGCGACGCCCCCACGGCGCACGTGAGTACTTGCGGATGCCGCGGCGGGCAGCATCCGTGACGATCACGGCGTCGCGCGAGTAGGGTCGAGCGATGCGCGCGATCCCCGACAGCCTCGACGCCGTGGTCGTAGCCGAGATCGACCGGCGCCTGGAATCCGTCGCCGCGGAGCACGGCGTCCGCGTCCCGTGGGCCATCGAGAGCGGCAGTCGTGCGTGGGGGTTCCCGTCGCCCGACAGCGACTACGACTGCCGCTTCCTGTTCGTGGGCCCGCGAGAGCGGTACCTCACACTGTGGCCGGGGCGCGACGTCATCGAGACGCCGTTGGACGACGTCTTCGACGTCAACGGCTGGGATCTGCCGAAGGCTCTCACTCTGATCGCACGCGGCAACGCGACGGCGGTCGAATGGCTGCGCTCACCCATCGTGTACGGCGGTGACACGGCGTTTCGCCGCGACCTGCTGACGTACGCGGCCGCCGTCGTGGAGAGGAGCGCGATCGCGCGTCACTACCTTCATGTGGCGCGACGCCAGCAGAAGGGTGCGCAGACC is from Microbacterium sp. LWH3-1.2 and encodes:
- a CDS encoding AraC family transcriptional regulator, whose amino-acid sequence is MGGDAFLAPSSAIVTPNIIRHLLLVADDHGVSLERALRSASLTRATVDSAALRVSYRQGRIIIEKALELIPVAALGLEVGRRQPITASGLLGLAMMSSATLLDAVRIGLRFQNLAGSMVRWQSAVEVASVVVTATVPDVGSPVGRFLIEEGFANITRMAQDVARITAPRQIQLAFAPERDPRVYAEHFGCAVEFSTDRNAWHVPLQTANEPLPTAEPWTLRETVALLEARMGTIAQRQELVAVLAAHIEDALPEVRPFAEYGHLLAMSERTLRRRLVEVGSSYSQVVDDVRKRLATELFAEPAYNAAEIAYRLGYDDERSLRRSTLRWFGLSPKALRAAAHGTETSPAG
- a CDS encoding flavin-containing monooxygenase, which translates into the protein MSDPIPPSATPSRGHEPSVCVIGAGPAGLAVARALSERGIEYVHLERHSHVGGLWDIENPGTPLYESAHFISSRTVSGFSGFAMPEDYPDYPRHDQILAYLRAFSDAYGLTERIRFGSAVEAVERLGDFWQVRLEDGTTNVHSHVIVCTGSQWHPFTPDVPGSYTGEIRHSLEYRSPREFEGKRVLVVGGGNSGCDIACDAARSAKRAVISLRRGYWFIPKHVFGLPSDIVGGKGSFLPKPLERAILQPMLRLLTGDPTRLGLQKPDHRLFETHPVVNSMLLHHLQHGDVVARPDIRHTDELTVEFADGTAEEFDVILLATGYRHRVPVAQEYFGDEQHPELYLNCSSREHPGLFAVGFIETNSGAYHLFDRQAHLLAAFIDGQRSGTASAREFDRLRREDDPDLSDGLRFDSSPRHRGYVDADAYVRHLTKLSRRLGWPLEGTAPPVPAPDPERAREHTEARA
- a CDS encoding SDR family NAD(P)-dependent oxidoreductase, with the translated sequence MSYDCRNKVIVITGGAGGIARAFSAKAAARGAILMLVDIRAEAADRAAAALSGAGHRGFACDLTDDEQVERMMQEIAATYGRIDVLVNNVGMTSAERFDVRSVASIRLETEVNLLSPLVLTRLAIPLLHRAPDPRIITTVSLGGIFPLGETPIYTASKFGLRGAMLSIGLDLRRTGILAGSVLPSATDTRMLRQEAIDGGNSLQFQDPPQPPDAVARAMMRMLDKPRLEIYPKPSESMLVRLAMLAPNALPSLMRGFRRRGERGMARYLEQLQRDGHVVRGESELVLTEETV
- a CDS encoding aldehyde dehydrogenase family protein produces the protein MSARVISLRSPADGTALGEVPITSEAEVREASRLAEATYRSGRWSRLAPRGRAAVLLRLADLMQRDLTLLARLDCEDAGKPITECLQNDVPSSIESIRWFAEAVDKQYGRTSSAGGDVLAFTEREPFGVVAAILPWNYPLAMAAWKVGPALAAGNSLILKPADATPRSVLHLADLAAEAGLPDGVLQVLPGDGPTTGAALADDPIIGALSFTGSTTTGRSILIASARSNLKRVSLEMGGKSPQILMDDALAFGDDLIDGMIESAFLTSGQNCTAGSRILVHESIHDAVVERFAAAAARLRVGHPADPATRLGPVIDARSAERILGAIDQSRREGATVVTGGREVGIAPGGHYLSPTVLTGIAPDAEITQQELFGPVVTIQSFRTRAEAIEHANDIPYGLAASVWTTRLDDALVLARGVEAGLISVGEYSEGDLTVPFGGWKQSGFGGAEKSLRAFEQWTREKSVWIRHRGA
- a CDS encoding TetR family transcriptional regulator — protein: MRSSSRTDILDAAVRVVNAAGGIDITYESVSREAGLTKAGLMYHFPTKDALMIGVIEHVVDRWQAELLGVLGRPLEESTLTERVRAFVVFASEGGVTQGEFTVFAEAVRRPLLAAPWLTYLKTWFGFGQSDDETGVLTAWLAANGLWIAEATGILEVSDAQRASLVARLEALIGEETA
- a CDS encoding DMT family transporter; the protein is MRNWLILAAAIVLEVTATLALRAAIEQPWWAILTVAGYVGAFVALSLLLRLGAKIGIVYGIWAASGVVLTAVIAAVLFGEPLTLAIGIGIALVIGGVLLVETGHARPSAQGEIR
- a CDS encoding DMT family transporter; amino-acid sequence: MTWLILAGAILTEVAATLSLRASEGLRKKRWIAPVALFYIAAFSLLTIALAEGMPVGIAYGIWAASGVALTAVGARVFFKERLTWRMTAGIALIAVGVLVIELGTHG
- a CDS encoding SRPBCC family protein, coding for MGVDVSTEAVIARPRHEVAEIACDPDQATSWYANILAVAWKTPGPLRIGTRLEFTAKFLGRRLVYTYEVVDHVPDERFVMRTADGPFPMETTYEFEDAADGATLMRLRNRGDPSGFAKVTAPFMERAMRSANEKDLRRLSSLLE
- a CDS encoding DUF433 domain-containing protein, translated to MDPLTTPLYSQSEVARILQLPQSTVARWMHGYTTTTGHEMPPLIDGVASGRGYHVPFLSLAEAYVIGFLKTQGLRTKVIRDSVEAVRRRYGMEYALASQRLKTDGADIMWEEIEGDEASPLSEVVHGQGVFREALGDRLRTITYGQRYAERIAIPLGDDVRMLLDPHQSFGQPTVAGTGVRVSDVLGRLRAGEPPGSIAYDYDLPEHTVHMLQPLAA
- a CDS encoding nucleotidyltransferase domain-containing protein; amino-acid sequence: MRAIPDSLDAVVVAEIDRRLESVAAEHGVRVPWAIESGSRAWGFPSPDSDYDCRFLFVGPRERYLTLWPGRDVIETPLDDVFDVNGWDLPKALTLIARGNATAVEWLRSPIVYGGDTAFRRDLLTYAAAVVERSAIARHYLHVARRQQKGAQTLKRFFYVLRPAAALRWLADHPDDALPPMDLPTLLSETTVPDEIRGAAAELITLKSVTRELGSGKAPTVLRRFAARELERAGAFESMAPEKNPGEVRERADEVFRRIVG